A portion of the Chromobacterium sp. IIBBL 290-4 genome contains these proteins:
- the eboE gene encoding metabolite traffic protein EboE produces the protein MKLSPPESVDLGHLCYCANIHPGESWDETRAALGRFLPLVKARISPDAPFGVGLRLSALAAQQLEQQAPLLAEFQQFLARHQFYVFTINGFPYGRFHGAKVKEQVYQPDWRHPARLEYSNRLARLLTALLPKDQPELNGSISTVPGAFAAHLADAGGLDLIIGQLLAHIAELHRLHMESGRQIQLALEPEPGCLLETCDDAIRLFQQRLLSPDTLAELARLCSCPANHAETLLRRHLGLCLDCCHAAVEFEDIETSLNRLRQAGIAIAKLQLSAGLRLPSLHKRHEPALQAFAEDAYLHQVVQQANGQLTRFNDLPEAMARLDAAYGAEWRIHFHVPLWAERFGELESTRDQVERLLALHRAHPVSRHLEVETYSWGVLPETYRSMPLEDNLARELAWVKEKLQ, from the coding sequence ATGAAACTATCGCCTCCCGAAAGCGTGGATCTGGGGCACCTGTGCTATTGCGCCAACATCCATCCCGGCGAAAGCTGGGATGAAACCCGAGCGGCGCTGGGGCGCTTTCTTCCCCTCGTCAAAGCCCGCATCTCGCCGGATGCGCCATTCGGCGTGGGCCTGCGGCTCTCTGCGCTCGCGGCTCAGCAGCTGGAGCAACAAGCGCCGCTCCTGGCCGAATTCCAACAATTCCTGGCGCGGCATCAGTTCTATGTCTTCACGATCAATGGTTTTCCCTACGGCCGCTTTCACGGCGCCAAGGTGAAGGAACAGGTCTACCAACCGGATTGGCGACACCCCGCCAGGCTGGAATACAGCAATAGATTGGCCAGACTGCTGACCGCGCTATTGCCAAAAGATCAACCGGAACTGAACGGCAGCATCAGCACGGTGCCCGGAGCCTTCGCCGCGCACCTTGCCGACGCCGGCGGGCTGGATCTCATTATCGGCCAGCTCTTGGCCCATATCGCCGAACTGCATCGGCTGCATATGGAAAGCGGCCGCCAGATTCAATTGGCGCTGGAGCCCGAACCCGGCTGCCTGCTGGAAACCTGCGACGATGCCATACGGCTTTTCCAGCAGCGCCTGCTCTCGCCGGATACGCTGGCGGAGCTGGCGCGGCTGTGCAGCTGTCCGGCCAATCACGCGGAAACGCTGTTGCGCCGCCATCTGGGCCTGTGCCTGGACTGTTGCCACGCCGCGGTGGAGTTTGAAGACATCGAAACCAGCCTGAATCGCCTGCGACAGGCAGGCATCGCCATTGCCAAACTGCAATTGAGCGCCGGCTTGCGGCTTCCTTCGCTGCACAAGCGGCACGAACCCGCCCTCCAGGCTTTCGCCGAAGATGCCTATCTACACCAGGTTGTCCAACAGGCTAACGGCCAGCTGACCCGCTTCAACGACCTGCCCGAAGCGATGGCCCGACTGGACGCGGCCTACGGCGCGGAGTGGCGCATCCACTTCCACGTGCCGCTGTGGGCCGAGCGATTCGGCGAACTGGAAAGCACGCGCGATCAAGTGGAGCGGTTGCTGGCCCTCCATCGCGCGCACCCCGTCAGCCGCCACCTGGAAGTGGAAACCTATAGCTGGGGCGTTTTGCCGGAGACCTACCGATCCATGCCCCTGGAAGACAATCTGGCGCGCGAGCTCGCCTGGGTGAAGGAGAAACTGCAATGA
- a CDS encoding ferritin-like protein, translated as MHKIDPKFINRLLAATEPAQLHEFLQKAVELEHSTIPPYLAAMFSLKPGCNREIGGILHGIVMQEMLHMTIAANILIAIGGHPKINTPEFIPKYPGPLPMGIGDGLIVGIEAFSLELVSTTFMSIEEPEHPIPIQKLKMQQDYRTIGQFYQAIKDKLIELQDALTFGNRERQVLNYFPDDELFAIDSLDSALDGIDIIVRQGEGACDTPYQNPNAPERFDDLAHYYKFESIANQRQISPCPDQKGYCFGGPAIPFDKNGVWEMRPDPKPEDYPPNSQARALIERFAYSYSSLLNCLHQAFNGQPEKMDSAIGLMFDLKVLSASLMNPSILLGFDDKHQPLPPIGLSFVYRDVQSGMSYD; from the coding sequence ATGCACAAGATCGACCCCAAATTCATCAATCGGCTCCTGGCCGCCACAGAACCGGCGCAATTGCACGAGTTCCTGCAAAAGGCGGTTGAACTGGAGCACAGCACCATTCCGCCCTATCTGGCTGCGATGTTCTCGCTGAAGCCGGGATGCAATCGTGAAATCGGCGGCATTCTGCACGGCATCGTGATGCAGGAAATGCTGCACATGACCATCGCCGCCAACATCCTGATCGCCATCGGCGGCCACCCCAAAATCAATACCCCGGAATTCATTCCAAAGTACCCTGGCCCGCTGCCGATGGGCATAGGCGATGGGCTGATCGTCGGCATCGAAGCCTTCAGCCTGGAACTGGTGAGCACAACCTTCATGTCGATCGAGGAGCCTGAGCACCCCATTCCCATCCAGAAACTGAAGATGCAGCAGGACTACCGCACCATCGGCCAGTTCTATCAAGCCATCAAGGACAAATTGATCGAGCTGCAGGATGCGCTCACCTTTGGCAATCGCGAGCGCCAAGTCCTGAACTACTTCCCCGATGATGAGCTATTCGCAATCGACAGCCTGGACAGCGCGCTTGACGGCATCGACATCATCGTCAGGCAAGGCGAAGGCGCCTGCGATACGCCATACCAGAACCCCAATGCGCCGGAGCGCTTCGACGATCTGGCCCACTATTACAAATTCGAATCCATCGCCAATCAGCGGCAAATCAGCCCCTGTCCTGACCAGAAAGGCTATTGCTTCGGCGGCCCGGCGATTCCTTTCGACAAGAACGGCGTCTGGGAGATGAGACCCGACCCCAAACCGGAAGATTACCCGCCCAATAGCCAAGCCAGAGCGTTGATCGAACGGTTCGCCTACAGCTACAGCAGCCTGCTCAATTGCCTGCATCAGGCCTTCAATGGCCAGCCCGAGAAAATGGATTCCGCCATAGGCTTGATGTTCGACCTCAAGGTGCTGTCCGCCAGCCTGATGAACCCCTCGATCCTGCTTGGCTTCGACGATAAACACCAGCCCCTGCCGCCCATAGGCCTCAGCTTCGTCTACCGGGACGTTCAGAGCGGCATGAGTTACGACTGA
- a CDS encoding 3-dehydroquinate synthase, whose translation MPVLDHALQTDSAPCDAVHQKITVTFDYPVLFTRKLLEPANTTLLHAISRNEPQRRHRFVVVIDQGVAKLRPDMAEEFERYADHHRHQLQLATTPRILPGGESVKNNTAMLEALQQWLHDEHIDRQSCVVIVGGGALLDMAGFAAATVHRGVRVIRVPTTVLSQNDSGVGVKNAVNAFGSKNFLGSFAPPYAVINDYDFIATLPMRDRIAGMAEAVKVAAIRDLAFFNWLQAHATALRLGEEAECQYMIRRCAELHLAHIAQAGDPFEFGSARPLDFGHWAAHKLEAMSGYQLSHGEAVAIGMALDTCYAVLTGLLTMGEGSQLCRLLEQLGFTLWTPLLELKDESGRHLLLNGLDEFQEHLGGELTVTLLQKLGQGIEVHQMDKAMLAAGIQWLRQGLPETCA comes from the coding sequence ATGCCGGTATTGGACCACGCTTTGCAAACGGACAGCGCCCCCTGCGATGCCGTCCACCAGAAGATCACCGTGACGTTCGACTATCCGGTTCTGTTCACGCGCAAATTGCTGGAGCCCGCCAACACCACCCTGCTCCACGCTATCTCGCGCAATGAGCCCCAGCGCCGCCACCGTTTTGTCGTGGTCATCGATCAAGGCGTCGCCAAGCTCCGGCCCGATATGGCGGAGGAGTTTGAGCGCTATGCGGACCATCATCGCCATCAATTGCAGCTTGCCACCACGCCGCGGATTCTGCCGGGAGGCGAATCAGTCAAAAACAACACCGCCATGCTGGAAGCCTTGCAGCAATGGCTGCACGATGAGCACATCGATAGGCAAAGCTGCGTAGTCATCGTGGGCGGCGGCGCGCTGCTGGACATGGCGGGCTTCGCCGCCGCCACCGTGCATAGAGGCGTCCGGGTCATCCGAGTGCCGACCACGGTGCTGTCGCAGAATGACTCCGGCGTCGGCGTCAAAAACGCGGTCAACGCATTCGGCAGCAAAAACTTCCTCGGCAGCTTCGCCCCGCCCTATGCCGTCATCAACGATTATGACTTCATCGCCACGCTGCCGATGCGCGACAGGATAGCCGGCATGGCCGAAGCGGTAAAAGTGGCCGCCATCCGCGACCTGGCTTTTTTCAATTGGCTGCAAGCCCACGCCACCGCTTTGCGTCTGGGAGAGGAGGCGGAATGCCAATACATGATTCGGCGCTGCGCCGAATTGCACCTGGCCCACATCGCCCAGGCCGGCGATCCTTTTGAATTCGGCAGCGCCCGCCCTCTGGATTTCGGCCACTGGGCCGCGCATAAGCTGGAAGCCATGAGCGGATATCAGCTCAGCCACGGAGAGGCGGTGGCCATCGGCATGGCGCTGGATACCTGCTACGCCGTGCTGACCGGGCTGCTGACCATGGGTGAAGGCAGCCAGTTGTGCCGGCTGCTGGAACAGCTGGGCTTCACGCTATGGACCCCTCTGTTGGAGTTGAAGGACGAATCCGGCCGCCATCTCTTGCTCAATGGCCTGGACGAATTCCAAGAACATCTCGGCGGCGAACTGACCGTCACCCTGCTCCAAAAGCTGGGACAGGGCATCGAGGTCCATCAAATGGACAAAGCCATGCTGGCAGCCGGCATTCAATGGCTAAGGCAGGGCCTGCCTGAGACCTGCGCATGA
- a CDS encoding undecaprenyl-diphosphatase yields MAIHVAMFIARDVLKLLPVMLAALWLWGRPELRGAIVKSSVLTIIALLGNYLIGLVWPHPRPFAMPIGYTFLAHDATPSFPSNHGSIFAMMALCWSFSPARGWGCLLAIAGVLVAWSRVFLGVHFPLDMLGALLVSLCWYAALSPLWGRYETAVVAALESCYRRLLARPIAAGWIRA; encoded by the coding sequence ATGGCCATTCATGTCGCGATGTTCATCGCCCGCGATGTTTTGAAATTGCTGCCGGTCATGCTGGCCGCGTTATGGCTATGGGGCAGGCCAGAGTTGCGCGGCGCCATCGTGAAAAGCAGCGTGTTGACGATCATCGCGCTGCTGGGAAATTACCTTATCGGGTTGGTCTGGCCGCATCCTCGGCCTTTCGCCATGCCTATCGGCTATACCTTTCTGGCGCACGATGCGACGCCGTCCTTCCCCAGCAATCACGGCAGCATTTTCGCCATGATGGCGTTGTGCTGGAGTTTTAGTCCGGCGCGAGGCTGGGGCTGCTTGCTGGCGATTGCCGGGGTGCTGGTGGCTTGGTCCCGGGTTTTTCTGGGCGTGCATTTCCCATTGGACATGTTGGGCGCGCTGCTGGTGTCGCTGTGTTGGTACGCCGCATTGTCCCCGTTGTGGGGGCGGTATGAGACAGCTGTCGTTGCCGCGCTGGAGTCATGCTATCGACGCTTGTTGGCCAGGCCTATCGCGGCAGGCTGGATTCGGGCCTGA
- a CDS encoding UbiA family prenyltransferase, translated as MMNWRVALRLGRVSNLPTVWSNVAAGAALSGRLPAAQTLLSLLLAMSLIYCAGMFLNDAFDHEIDALERPERPIPSGQASRREVLAFGFAMLAGGVALLSSLGLPALLASLLLAACVVFYDLRHKQNHFSPLLMGLCRALVYFTSALAATGGQLPAPVWLGAMLLLAYLMGLTYAAKQEGAGRITRAWPLLGLAAPALYLLTQPASWQAWLCLGLFSAWVSRCAWLSLFRAKPDIRAAVGGLIAGISLYDAFLMAMHGLPLWALGGGAAFLLTCGFQKRIAGT; from the coding sequence ATGATGAATTGGCGCGTCGCCTTGCGTCTAGGACGGGTTTCCAACCTGCCGACGGTGTGGAGCAATGTCGCCGCCGGCGCGGCGCTATCCGGCCGGTTGCCCGCAGCCCAGACCCTGCTCTCGCTGCTGTTGGCCATGTCGCTGATCTACTGCGCCGGCATGTTTCTCAACGATGCCTTCGACCATGAGATCGACGCGCTGGAGCGCCCGGAACGGCCCATCCCCTCCGGCCAGGCCTCCCGACGCGAAGTATTGGCTTTCGGCTTCGCCATGCTGGCGGGCGGCGTCGCGCTATTAAGCAGCCTGGGCCTGCCCGCCTTGCTGGCCTCGCTGCTGCTGGCCGCTTGCGTGGTGTTCTATGACTTGCGCCACAAACAAAACCATTTCAGTCCGCTGCTGATGGGTTTGTGCCGGGCGCTGGTTTATTTCACCTCCGCCCTCGCCGCAACCGGGGGGCAACTGCCCGCGCCGGTATGGCTGGGCGCCATGCTGCTGCTGGCGTACCTGATGGGGCTGACCTATGCCGCCAAGCAGGAGGGAGCCGGCCGCATCACTCGCGCCTGGCCCCTGCTGGGGCTGGCCGCGCCCGCGCTCTACTTGCTGACCCAGCCCGCCAGTTGGCAAGCCTGGCTATGCCTGGGACTGTTCTCCGCCTGGGTCAGCCGTTGCGCCTGGCTGTCGCTGTTCCGCGCCAAACCGGACATCCGCGCCGCGGTCGGCGGATTGATCGCCGGCATCTCGCTGTACGACGCCTTCCTGATGGCCATGCACGGCCTCCCTCTTTGGGCGCTGGGCGGCGGAGCCGCCTTCCTGCTCACTTGCGGATTTCAAAAAAGGATAGCGGGAACATGA
- a CDS encoding IS1595 family transposase produces MDAQSFQRFLAQLDQLTLKQRSLLSSALKHPTHHDAIQDALPDLTACPHCQAEANQLALWGWSRGLRRYRCKQCHRTCNALSGSPLAKLRKADRWLSYAQALQDGLTVRAAARACGISKNTAFLWRHRFLHRASDHLAAQARGIVEVDETFILESFKGQRCLPRAPRQRGGVSQTRGTGPDQIPIMVVQDREGHIADFKLKKLNGAHVEAALAPLVDSDAILCSDGAAVYSTFARQHGITHRVVHAKTGQRVREGAFHIQHVNAYHSRLKLWMARFHGVATKYLENYLGWRRMLERYQQTMQPCHCLQEAVGRPLQHIIGT; encoded by the coding sequence ATGGATGCCCAGAGTTTTCAGCGTTTTCTTGCCCAACTGGATCAGCTCACGCTCAAACAGAGGAGCTTGCTGTCTTCTGCGCTTAAACATCCCACTCACCATGACGCCATTCAGGACGCCTTGCCTGACCTGACGGCTTGCCCACACTGCCAGGCCGAGGCCAACCAGTTGGCGTTATGGGGCTGGAGCCGAGGCCTGCGGCGTTATCGCTGCAAACAGTGCCACCGGACCTGCAATGCCTTGTCGGGCAGTCCATTAGCCAAATTGCGCAAGGCCGATCGCTGGCTGAGCTACGCCCAAGCACTGCAGGATGGCTTGACCGTGCGAGCAGCCGCTCGTGCATGCGGCATCAGCAAGAACACGGCTTTCCTATGGCGGCATCGCTTCTTGCATCGCGCATCAGACCATCTGGCGGCGCAAGCCCGAGGCATCGTCGAAGTAGATGAAACCTTCATTCTGGAATCATTCAAAGGGCAGCGGTGCCTCCCCCGCGCGCCGCGCCAGCGGGGTGGCGTCAGCCAAACACGGGGAACCGGGCCGGATCAGATTCCCATCATGGTGGTGCAGGACCGAGAGGGACATATAGCGGACTTCAAGTTGAAGAAGCTCAATGGCGCTCATGTGGAAGCGGCTTTAGCCCCGTTGGTGGATAGCGACGCCATCCTGTGTTCGGACGGCGCAGCGGTGTACTCGACCTTTGCCAGGCAGCATGGCATTACCCATCGAGTCGTGCATGCCAAGACGGGACAGCGGGTACGCGAGGGGGCGTTCCATATCCAGCATGTGAATGCCTACCATAGCCGCTTGAAGCTTTGGATGGCTCGATTCCACGGGGTTGCCACCAAATACCTTGAAAACTATCTGGGGTGGCGACGGATGCTGGAGCGCTATCAGCAAACCATGCAGCCTTGCCACTGCTTGCAGGAGGCAGTGGGTCGTCCCTTGCAACACATTATTGGGACATAG